The genome window ATGTCGTGCGAGATCTCCGCCGTCCCTTGGATCACGCCAAGCGTCAAGCCTTGCGCCGGGCGGCGCTTGACGAGCAGCGCTTCGACTTCTGAAAAATGCGGCACGCGCACGAGCGCGCCGACGCGAATCGGAATCGCCAGCTCTTCGATCAAGCGGACTTTGGCGAGGTTGATCTCTTCATCTTCAATGTCAAATCCGACTTGGCGCAGTCCGCTCAGCACGCCTGCATCGACGAAATTGGTCTGCTCCGAGGCCAGCGGAATGTAGCGGTTGAACGTCATCGTCTCCACCACTTCCGCTTTTGGATTGCCTTGCCCGCGGTCTTCGATGATCAAAATCTCATTGATCGAAAACTTTCGCGTCCGCGAAGCGACCCATGCTTCCAGCTGCGTTGTTTGCCCGACGATCTGCATCATCCTCTAAAAGTCCCTCCGTTCCCGTTGCGGCCGCAAAAACGACTCGATGATTTCCTGATCCACATTGCTTTTCACGATCATCTCGACCTGCTTTTTGGTCAGCCGCGCCTCAGCATCGACAACATCGAGCCACAAGGGAATCCCCCGCGACTTGCCCGGCGTGATCGTGTACAAAAAGTCGATCACCTCGTCTACCCGGTGCGCCTGTTCGCGCAGGAAGTCGCACGCGCCCGCCTGCGGCTGGTCGGACAGCCGGTTGAAGACGGTGTAAAATTCATTTTTGATCGGACGCTCCAAGCTCGTCTTCAGCCATTCGCCCGTCTCCAGCATGTTGAACAGCACTTCCCGGTCATGGCCGCGGATAAAACCGCGCAACAGCTTTTCATCCACATCATCGAGCCGCGATTTCAAGCGGTAGGAGCCGACCTCTTCGATCACCCCGACAACGATCGTATCTGAGTGCGTCACTTGTTCCTCGAACTGCTCCCACAGCTCGCCGCCTTTGCCTTTCAGGCGGGAGAACCCGCCGTCCATCAGCATCAGATAGGGGCGGAAGTTCTTCAGCGCGTCGATCGCCGCCTGCAGTTCCAACTCGACCATCTTCTGATCGACCAAGATCTGATAGGCCTGCTGCTCCGCGATGTCACGCTCCGCGTTGCGGTCTTCCTGCGGCTCGACGCGCAGCTCTTCGCGCCGCTCGGCGACGAACTGCCGGACGGCCGCATGGTCGGCGGTGCTGAGCGGTGAAAACATCTGCACTTTTTCCACTTTGCGCGTTCCGTCCCGGCCGGGCAGCGTCGATTTGGCCAGCGATTTGAACAGATGGATCGCGTAGGGATAATTGCTGCCGAACTGGTTGACCGACCCGTCGACGCCGACCAGCGGCCGCCCGGCAAACAGCTCGCCGATCTGCTCGTCCGACAAGCGTTTGGCGCGGACGAACTCGCCGACGTTCGTCTCCAGCGCCGCGCGAATCGCCGTCCGGTCGGCCCGCTCTTTGCGCTTTTCATGCAGGGAGCCGTTCAGCCCCTGCAGCTCTTTGGCCAGCGTGAACAACCCGCTCATCTCCCGGTCACTCCTTCCGCCCTTTGCGGTTCAAAAATGCCTCGACCGCCTGCTCATGCTGGGGCGACCCCCACAGCGCAGCCACGAGACGGCTTTCCCGCTCCATCGCCTCTGCGAGCGGCAGCGTTTCACCTTCGTTCATCAGTTGGAGCAGGCTCTGCACCGCTTGCGGCGCGTTTGCCGTCATCGTACCGGCAAACTCTTTGGCCGCTTCCAGCACATCGGCAGCCGGCACGACGCGATCGAACAGGCCGATCCGCTCTGCCGCCTGCGCGTCGAGCACGTCGCCGCTCAAGATCATCCGCAGCGCCTGCTGTCGTCCGACGATGCGGGCGAGCAGCGCGCCACCGCCCCAGCCGGGCGAGATGCCGAGCTTGACCTGGATGAAGCCGATCGTCGCCGTCTCCGCTGCCACACGGAAATGGCAAGCGGACGCCACCTCCCCGCCGCCGCCACGGGCCGCGCCATTGACCGCTGCGATCACCGGCTTCGGAAAGCGGACCAGCGTCTCCAGCACCCGGCGCATCTGCGACATCTTGGCGTACACCTCAGCTTCCGTCTTCAGTTCCGCGTGAAATTCTTTCAGGTCGCCGCCCGACACAAACACGCGATTCCCCGCTCCGGTCAAAATCACCGCCCGCACGTCCGGGTCCTGCTTCGCCTGTGCAAGCCCCGCCGCCAAGCTTTCCATCGCCGCCGTGTTCACCGCATTGCCCGCCTCCGGGCGGTCGAGCGTCAGGACGGCCAGCCGGCGTTCTCTATCAATCTCAAAACGAACTCCATCGTTCATTGCCCTTGTACTCCTTTATGTTAAAATAAAGACGGTTCTCATTCTGTGGGATGATGTGATCGACTACTAGAAAAACTACTGCTTGTTGTCTTTATCTTTCTCTCATCCTACCATAAAATGAAACGTGTCATGTATCGTGTGTCGAAACATTGTGAGCAGGGGGAATCATCATGATCCGAGCAAAGAAACTGGAGTATCTGACATCCTCCATCTTTACAGAGATGGCCAATCATAAACACCGTCTGATGGCGCAAGGCCGCGACATCATCGACCTTGGGATCGGTTCGCCGGACTTGCCGCCGCCCAAGCATGTCATGGAGGCGTTGCAAGAATCGGTGATGCAGGGCAACGTCTACGGGTATGCGCACCAGCAAGGCTTCCCGACGCTGCGTCAGGCGTTTGTCGAATGGTTCGCCAAGCGCTTTAACGGGATCGAACTCGACCCGATGAAGGAAGTGCTCACCCTGATGGGCTCGCAGGACGGCCTGGCGCATCTGCCTTTGGCCTTGCTCGATCCGGGCGATGTGGCGCTCGTGCCCGACCCGTCCTATCCGGTGTTCGCTTCCGGCATCCATTTGGCGTCTGCCGAAGTGGCGCCGATGCCGCTCTTGCCGGAAAACGGCTTCCTGCCCGATTTCTCCGCCCTCGACCCGGATGTGGTCAAGCGCGCGAAGATGATGATCTTGAACTATCCGGGCAACCCGGTGCCTGCCGTCGCCGATGCAGCGTTTTACCAAAAAGCGCTCGACTTCTGCCGCGAGAACGAGATCGTGCTCGTCCACGACCTCGCCTATTCCGAACTGACCTTTGACGACTACCGCCCGATGTCGATCCTCGAAATCCCGGGTGCGAAAGACGTCGCCGTCGAGTTCCACTCGCTCTCCAAGAGCTACTCGATGGCCGGCACCCGCATCGGCTTCATCGCCGGCAACGCCGAAGCGGTGGAAGCGCTGGCCCGCCTGAAGTCGAACATCGACTACGGCGTGTTTGGCTCTGTCCAGCATGCGGCGACGGCTGCGCTGAGCGGCGATCAGTCCTACACCCGCGAAATGTCGGCCGTCTACCAGGAGCGCCGCGACATCCTGATCGACGGGCTGTCGGCGCTGGGCTGGCAGATCGACAAGCCGAAAGCGACGATGTTCATCTGGGCCAAGCTCCCGTTTGACATGCCGTCCAAAGAGTTCGCCCTGCGTTTGGTGGAACAAGCGGGCGTCGTCGTCATCCCGGGCGAAGCGTTTGGCCAATACGGCCACGGCTATGTCCGCATCGCGATGGTGCAGCCGGCCGAACGCCTGCGCGAAACGGTGCGCCGGATTGCAGAATCTGGTATTCTGAATACGAAACCGATTGCCTGATTCGCAAAAAGGGAGGCCCGTCATGTCTCGCAAGCTGTATTATGAAGACGCCTATGTCAAAACATTCACCGCCGCCGTCCTCGAACGCGGCGTCGAAGCGAACGGCACACCGTACGTCGTGCTCGACCAGACCGCCTTTTATCCGGTCGGCGGCGGACAACCGTGCGACCTCGGCACGATCGACGGCGTGCAGGTGGTCGACGTGGAAGAAGTGAACGACCGCATCCTGCATCGTCTCGCCGCGCC of Tumebacillus sp. BK434 contains these proteins:
- a CDS encoding aminotransferase class I/II-fold pyridoxal phosphate-dependent enzyme, coding for MIRAKKLEYLTSSIFTEMANHKHRLMAQGRDIIDLGIGSPDLPPPKHVMEALQESVMQGNVYGYAHQQGFPTLRQAFVEWFAKRFNGIELDPMKEVLTLMGSQDGLAHLPLALLDPGDVALVPDPSYPVFASGIHLASAEVAPMPLLPENGFLPDFSALDPDVVKRAKMMILNYPGNPVPAVADAAFYQKALDFCRENEIVLVHDLAYSELTFDDYRPMSILEIPGAKDVAVEFHSLSKSYSMAGTRIGFIAGNAEAVEALARLKSNIDYGVFGSVQHAATAALSGDQSYTREMSAVYQERRDILIDGLSALGWQIDKPKATMFIWAKLPFDMPSKEFALRLVEQAGVVVIPGEAFGQYGHGYVRIAMVQPAERLRETVRRIAESGILNTKPIA
- a CDS encoding enoyl-CoA hydratase/isomerase family protein, which gives rise to MNDGVRFEIDRERRLAVLTLDRPEAGNAVNTAAMESLAAGLAQAKQDPDVRAVILTGAGNRVFVSGGDLKEFHAELKTEAEVYAKMSQMRRVLETLVRFPKPVIAAVNGAARGGGGEVASACHFRVAAETATIGFIQVKLGISPGWGGGALLARIVGRQQALRMILSGDVLDAQAAERIGLFDRVVPAADVLEAAKEFAGTMTANAPQAVQSLLQLMNEGETLPLAEAMERESRLVAALWGSPQHEQAVEAFLNRKGRKE
- a CDS encoding DNA double-strand break repair nuclease NurA, giving the protein MSGLFTLAKELQGLNGSLHEKRKERADRTAIRAALETNVGEFVRAKRLSDEQIGELFAGRPLVGVDGSVNQFGSNYPYAIHLFKSLAKSTLPGRDGTRKVEKVQMFSPLSTADHAAVRQFVAERREELRVEPQEDRNAERDIAEQQAYQILVDQKMVELELQAAIDALKNFRPYLMLMDGGFSRLKGKGGELWEQFEEQVTHSDTIVVGVIEEVGSYRLKSRLDDVDEKLLRGFIRGHDREVLFNMLETGEWLKTSLERPIKNEFYTVFNRLSDQPQAGACDFLREQAHRVDEVIDFLYTITPGKSRGIPLWLDVVDAEARLTKKQVEMIVKSNVDQEIIESFLRPQRERRDF